A genomic window from Streptomyces broussonetiae includes:
- a CDS encoding aldo/keto reductase yields MGSTIEQIRKVELGTGGPLVGVQGFGAMGISAAYGQTDDAAARDTLEAAVEAGVTLIDTADVYGIGANEEFLAPFVAAHRDTLTVATKFGIEYRADDPSYRAIRNDPDYIRKAAEASLRRLGVEAIDLYYMHRRDLAVPLAESVGTMAELVREGKVRHLGLSEVTGDELREAHAVHPITAVQTEWSLFSRDVERSVVGAAAELGVAFVPYSPLGRGFLTGAFADAGKDLSGGDFRQLMPRFSGDNAKANAALLAPVHEIAADHGATTAQIALAWVQQRAQVHGLTVVPIPGTRKRSRLLENAGATRITLSAQELALLEPIADRVAGERYADMSLTSAGRES; encoded by the coding sequence ATGGGCAGCACCATCGAGCAGATACGCAAGGTCGAACTGGGCACCGGCGGACCCCTCGTCGGGGTCCAGGGCTTCGGCGCCATGGGCATCAGCGCGGCCTACGGCCAGACCGATGACGCCGCCGCCCGTGACACCCTGGAGGCGGCCGTCGAGGCGGGCGTCACCCTCATCGACACCGCCGACGTGTACGGCATCGGGGCCAACGAGGAGTTCCTCGCGCCGTTCGTCGCCGCGCACCGTGACACCCTCACCGTGGCCACCAAGTTCGGCATCGAATACCGTGCCGACGACCCGTCCTACCGAGCCATCCGCAACGACCCCGACTACATCAGGAAGGCCGCCGAGGCGAGCCTGCGCCGGCTGGGTGTCGAGGCCATCGACCTGTACTACATGCACCGCCGGGACCTCGCCGTCCCGCTGGCCGAGTCGGTCGGCACCATGGCCGAACTCGTGCGGGAGGGCAAGGTCAGGCACCTGGGCCTCAGCGAGGTCACCGGTGACGAGCTGCGCGAGGCGCACGCCGTGCACCCGATCACCGCCGTACAGACGGAGTGGTCGCTGTTCAGCCGGGACGTCGAGCGCAGTGTGGTGGGCGCTGCCGCCGAGCTGGGAGTCGCCTTCGTGCCGTACTCGCCGCTCGGCCGGGGCTTTTTGACCGGCGCCTTCGCGGACGCGGGCAAGGACCTGTCCGGCGGTGACTTCCGGCAGCTGATGCCCCGGTTCAGCGGCGACAACGCCAAGGCGAACGCGGCGCTCCTCGCGCCCGTGCACGAGATCGCGGCCGACCACGGGGCGACCACCGCGCAGATCGCCCTGGCCTGGGTGCAGCAGCGGGCGCAGGTGCACGGTCTGACGGTGGTACCGATCCCGGGAACCCGCAAGCGCAGCCGGCTGCTCGAGAACGCCGGGGCCACCCGGATCACGCTGAGCGCGCAGGAGCTGGCGCTGCTGGAGCCGATCGCCGACCGGGTGGCGGGCGAACGCTACGCGGACATGTCGCTCACCTCGGCGGGCCGGGAGTCCTAG
- a CDS encoding ATP-dependent Clp protease ATP-binding subunit, protein MSMSFGAPFGSSDPFSELFNRFFGMSPASSPPAVQRVPIGRLLTESSQELLNLAAQRAVEDGTTDLDTEHLLWAATKVDSSRRLLSQVGIDPDELGAEIAKILPRESGEPSAQPGLTPAAKRTLGAAYAQSQAAGVSYIGPEHILSALLGDSDTGAAKLLRAEGMDTDKLAGLAEQTSRTDSTAAERKQPATTLDEYGRDLTEEAKAGKLDPVVGRADEIEQTVEILSRRSKNNPVLIGEPGVGKTAIVEGLAQRIVAGEVPDTLKDKRVVSLDLSGMVAGAQYRGQFEERLKKVIEDVQKAKGQIILFIDELHTVVGAGATGEGSMDAGNMLKPALARGELHVVGATTIDEYRKYVEKDAALERRFQPVMVPEPTVEETVQILEGLRDSYEAHHQVRFDDAALAAAAEMSDRYITDRFLPDKAIDVMDQAGARVRLRSAGRSTEVVSREDRIAKLRRELEQAVSAEDFEKASEVKREISEVEGELAGIEERREGVVSVTAADIADVVSRRTGIPVAQLTASEKEKLLRLEEEMHARIVGQEEAVTAVSQAVRRNRAGMGDPNRPVGSFLFLGPTGVGKTELAKTLAALLFGEEDRMIRFDMSEFQEKHTVARLVGAPPGYVGYEEAGQLTEKVRRQPYSVVLFDEVEKAHPDVFNTLLQILDDGRLTDGQGRTVDFRHCVVIMTSNIGAHRILDHKGDVSELKDELMDDLRTRFLPEFLNRIDDIIIFHGLTEDDLSRIVDHLLDQSKRRVHAQGMRLEVTESAKKLLIAHGHQPEFGARPLRRTIQAELDNRIATLLLSGEAEPGDTIVADVVDDSLHCTVKKNGDSGAAEDSGDSAGAGTAAPEQ, encoded by the coding sequence ATGTCGATGTCGTTCGGAGCCCCCTTCGGTTCGTCGGATCCGTTCAGCGAGTTGTTCAACCGCTTCTTCGGTATGTCTCCTGCGTCATCGCCGCCCGCGGTGCAACGCGTGCCCATCGGACGGCTGCTGACCGAGTCGTCGCAGGAACTGCTCAACCTGGCCGCGCAACGGGCCGTCGAGGACGGCACCACGGACCTCGACACCGAACACCTGCTCTGGGCGGCCACCAAGGTCGACTCGTCCCGGCGGCTGCTGTCCCAGGTGGGCATCGATCCCGACGAGCTGGGGGCCGAGATCGCCAAGATCCTCCCGCGCGAGTCCGGCGAGCCGTCCGCGCAACCGGGCCTCACCCCTGCGGCCAAGCGCACGCTCGGCGCCGCCTACGCACAGTCGCAGGCGGCCGGTGTGTCGTACATCGGTCCGGAACACATCCTCAGTGCCCTGCTGGGCGACAGCGACACCGGCGCCGCCAAGCTGCTGCGCGCCGAGGGCATGGACACGGACAAGCTGGCGGGCCTTGCCGAACAGACCTCCCGCACCGACTCGACGGCCGCCGAGCGCAAGCAGCCGGCCACGACGTTGGACGAGTACGGCCGGGACCTGACGGAAGAGGCCAAGGCGGGCAAGCTCGACCCGGTGGTGGGGCGCGCCGATGAGATCGAGCAGACCGTCGAGATCCTCTCCCGGCGCTCCAAGAACAACCCCGTGCTCATCGGCGAACCCGGCGTCGGCAAGACCGCCATCGTGGAGGGGCTGGCACAGCGCATCGTGGCGGGCGAGGTCCCGGACACCCTCAAGGACAAGCGGGTGGTCTCCCTCGACCTGTCGGGCATGGTGGCGGGAGCGCAGTACCGGGGGCAGTTCGAGGAGCGGCTGAAGAAGGTCATCGAGGACGTACAGAAGGCCAAGGGCCAGATCATCCTGTTCATCGACGAACTGCACACGGTCGTCGGCGCCGGTGCGACGGGCGAGGGGTCCATGGACGCGGGCAACATGCTCAAGCCCGCACTCGCACGCGGTGAACTGCACGTGGTCGGTGCCACGACCATCGACGAGTACCGCAAGTACGTGGAGAAGGACGCCGCGCTGGAGCGCCGCTTCCAGCCGGTGATGGTCCCCGAGCCCACCGTCGAGGAGACCGTGCAGATCCTCGAGGGACTCCGTGACTCCTACGAGGCCCACCACCAGGTCCGCTTCGACGACGCGGCGCTGGCTGCCGCCGCCGAGATGTCCGACCGCTACATCACCGACCGTTTCCTGCCCGACAAGGCCATCGACGTGATGGACCAGGCGGGCGCCCGGGTACGGCTGCGCAGCGCGGGCCGCTCCACCGAGGTCGTCAGCCGCGAGGACCGTATCGCCAAGCTGCGCCGGGAACTCGAACAGGCCGTCTCCGCCGAGGACTTCGAGAAGGCCTCCGAGGTGAAGCGGGAGATCTCCGAGGTGGAGGGCGAACTCGCCGGGATCGAGGAGCGTCGCGAGGGCGTCGTGTCGGTCACGGCCGCCGACATCGCGGACGTCGTCTCCCGCCGAACCGGCATCCCGGTCGCCCAGCTCACCGCCAGCGAGAAGGAGAAACTCCTCAGGCTGGAGGAGGAGATGCACGCCCGGATCGTCGGCCAGGAGGAGGCGGTCACCGCGGTCTCGCAGGCCGTGCGCCGCAACCGCGCGGGCATGGGCGACCCCAACCGGCCCGTGGGCTCGTTCCTCTTCCTCGGCCCCACCGGCGTCGGCAAGACCGAACTCGCCAAGACACTCGCGGCGTTGCTGTTCGGCGAAGAGGACCGCATGATCCGCTTCGACATGAGCGAGTTCCAGGAGAAGCACACGGTCGCACGGCTCGTCGGGGCCCCGCCCGGATACGTCGGCTACGAGGAGGCGGGCCAGCTGACCGAGAAGGTGCGCCGCCAGCCGTACAGCGTGGTGCTGTTCGACGAGGTGGAGAAGGCCCACCCCGACGTGTTCAACACCCTGCTGCAGATCCTGGACGACGGCCGGCTGACCGACGGGCAGGGCCGCACCGTCGACTTCCGGCACTGCGTCGTCATCATGACGTCCAACATCGGTGCGCACCGCATCCTCGACCACAAGGGCGATGTGTCCGAGCTGAAGGACGAGTTGATGGACGACCTGCGGACGAGGTTCCTGCCGGAGTTCCTCAACCGCATCGACGACATCATCATCTTCCACGGTCTGACCGAGGACGACCTGAGCCGGATCGTGGACCACCTGCTGGACCAGAGCAAGCGCCGGGTGCACGCGCAGGGCATGCGGCTCGAGGTCACCGAGTCCGCGAAGAAGCTGCTCATCGCACACGGCCACCAGCCGGAGTTCGGCGCCCGTCCGCTGCGCCGCACCATCCAGGCGGAACTCGACAACCGCATCGCCACCCTCCTGCTGAGCGGCGAGGCAGAGCCCGGGGACACGATCGTCGCCGACGTGGTGGACGACTCGCTGCACTGCACGGTGAAGAAGAACGGCGACTCCGGCGCAGCCGAGGACTCCGGCGACTCCGCCGGGGCCGGCACCGCGGCGCCGGAGCAGTGA
- a CDS encoding phytoene desaturase family protein: MTSAVVVGAGPNGLAAAAFLARAGLEVTLLEAADEIGGGTRSHEALLPGLLHDHCSAIHPTAVASPALRALALEQHGLRWRLADIDCVHPLDDGSAGVLMRSVTDTARHLGPDGTRYRALFTTPVRHWDTLAPDVLGPLLRVPSHPLLLARFGLPTTLPATVLARLFRTPQARALWAGVAAHALRPLSRPFTSAVGLGILTAGHAGGWAVAEGGSRSIARGMESVLREHAVTLHTGVRVTDRRQLPPADVTLLDLDPGQVVALYGDRMPARARAAYQRFRRAPGVFKLDLAVQGGVPWTNEHARRASTVHLGGPIAEVAQAERDVVAGRMPERPFVLVGQQYLADPSRSVGDIHPVYTYAHVPYGYDADATEAIFRQLERFAPGVRDRVVAQQATSPSRFAALNPNFAGGDIVTGAKTTRQLLLGPRPALDPYATGVPGVFLCSAATPPCPGAHGICGAAAATAALRHVRSRSR, encoded by the coding sequence ATGACATCCGCGGTCGTGGTCGGCGCCGGGCCCAACGGGCTCGCCGCCGCGGCCTTTCTCGCCAGGGCGGGGCTCGAGGTGACGCTCCTGGAGGCGGCGGACGAGATCGGCGGCGGCACCCGCAGCCATGAGGCTCTCCTGCCCGGCCTGCTGCACGACCACTGCTCGGCCATCCACCCCACGGCTGTCGCCTCCCCGGCGCTGCGCGCCCTTGCCCTCGAACAGCACGGCCTGCGCTGGCGGTTGGCCGACATCGACTGCGTCCACCCGCTGGACGACGGCAGCGCCGGGGTCCTGATGCGATCCGTCACGGACACCGCGCGTCACCTCGGACCCGACGGCACCCGCTATCGGGCCCTGTTCACCACTCCCGTACGGCACTGGGACACCCTGGCACCCGATGTGCTGGGCCCGCTGCTCCGCGTCCCCTCCCACCCCCTGCTGCTCGCCCGCTTCGGTCTGCCCACCACCCTGCCCGCCACCGTGCTCGCCCGCCTCTTCCGCACCCCGCAGGCACGGGCCCTGTGGGCCGGAGTCGCGGCACACGCCCTGCGCCCGCTGTCGCGCCCGTTCACCTCGGCCGTCGGACTCGGCATCCTCACCGCGGGCCACGCGGGCGGCTGGGCCGTGGCCGAGGGCGGTTCGCGGTCCATCGCCCGCGGCATGGAAAGCGTGCTGCGCGAGCACGCAGTAACCCTCCACACCGGCGTCCGCGTCACCGACCGCCGGCAGCTTCCGCCCGCCGACGTCACGCTCCTCGACCTCGACCCCGGTCAGGTCGTAGCCCTCTACGGCGACCGCATGCCGGCCCGGGCCCGCGCCGCCTACCAGCGCTTTCGCCGCGCCCCCGGCGTCTTCAAGCTCGACCTCGCCGTCCAGGGCGGTGTGCCCTGGACCAACGAACACGCACGCCGGGCCTCCACCGTGCACCTCGGCGGCCCCATAGCCGAGGTGGCGCAGGCGGAACGGGACGTGGTGGCCGGACGCATGCCCGAGCGCCCGTTCGTCCTGGTCGGCCAGCAGTACCTCGCCGACCCCTCCCGCTCGGTCGGCGACATCCACCCCGTCTACACCTACGCCCACGTCCCGTACGGGTACGACGCGGACGCGACCGAAGCGATATTCCGTCAGCTGGAGCGCTTCGCCCCTGGCGTCCGCGACCGTGTCGTGGCCCAACAGGCCACCTCTCCCTCCCGGTTCGCAGCCCTCAACCCCAACTTCGCGGGCGGGGACATCGTCACCGGAGCCAAGACGACTCGCCAACTTCTGCTCGGCCCCCGCCCGGCCCTCGACCCCTATGCGACCGGTGTGCCCGGTGTGTTCCTGTGCTCGGCGGCCACCCCACCCTGCCCCGGCGCCCACGGCATCTGCGGAGCCGCAGCCGCGACGGCCGCCCTGCGCCACGTGAGGTCCCGGTCCAGGTGA
- a CDS encoding Dyp-type peroxidase produces the protein MPVVDPQPVIVPPARAAVFLVVTIAPGGEDTARGLLEDVSALRRSVAFRAPAEELSCVVGIGSQAWDRLFDGPRPKQLHPFVDLAGPRHRAPGTPGDLLFHVRSHRMDLCFELARLFGGRLEGAATVVDEVHGFKFFDERDLLGFVDGSENPEGRLARDSVFIGDEDAEFAGGSYVIVQKYLHDMAAWNALSDEEQDRVIGRTKLANVEFPDDMKPADSHVALNTITDEDGTERKIVRENMPFGTVGKGEFGTYFIGYSRTPDVTEEMLRNMFLGREPGQHDRILDFSVPVTGCLFHVPTIGFLDDLPAAPGGGSETTGGSSDSAGLKGT, from the coding sequence ATGCCCGTGGTCGATCCACAGCCCGTCATCGTCCCGCCGGCCCGGGCCGCCGTGTTCCTCGTCGTCACCATCGCGCCCGGCGGCGAGGACACGGCTCGCGGCCTGCTCGAAGACGTCTCCGCTCTGCGCCGCTCGGTCGCCTTCCGCGCGCCCGCCGAGGAACTCAGCTGTGTCGTAGGCATCGGCTCGCAGGCATGGGACCGGCTCTTCGACGGGCCGCGTCCCAAGCAACTGCATCCCTTCGTGGACCTGGCGGGCCCGCGCCACCGGGCTCCCGGCACGCCCGGCGACCTCCTCTTCCACGTCCGGTCCCACCGCATGGACCTCTGCTTCGAGCTGGCCCGGCTTTTCGGGGGACGTCTCGAAGGAGCGGCCACCGTGGTGGACGAGGTGCACGGCTTCAAGTTCTTCGACGAACGCGATCTGCTCGGCTTCGTCGACGGCAGCGAGAACCCCGAGGGCAGGCTCGCGCGGGACTCGGTGTTCATTGGCGACGAGGACGCTGAGTTCGCCGGCGGCAGCTATGTGATCGTGCAGAAGTACCTGCACGACATGGCGGCCTGGAACGCCCTGTCCGACGAGGAACAGGACCGGGTCATCGGGCGCACCAAACTGGCGAACGTGGAGTTCCCCGACGACATGAAGCCGGCCGACTCCCATGTCGCCCTCAACACCATCACCGACGAGGACGGCACCGAACGCAAGATCGTCCGCGAGAACATGCCCTTCGGAACCGTCGGAAAGGGCGAGTTCGGCACCTACTTCATCGGGTACTCACGCACGCCGGACGTGACCGAGGAAATGCTGAGGAACATGTTCCTCGGCCGGGAGCCCGGTCAGCACGACCGGATTCTCGACTTCTCGGTTCCCGTCACAGGCTGCCTCTTCCATGTGCCGACCATCGGTTTCCTCGACGACCTTCCCGCCGCTCCGGGCGGCGGGAGCGAGACGACCGGCGGATCGTCGGACAGCGCAGGCCTCAAGGGAACCTGA
- a CDS encoding 50S ribosomal protein bL37 codes for MSSKRRRKKKSRRKHAANHGKRPQS; via the coding sequence ATGTCCTCGAAGCGACGCAGGAAGAAGAAGTCGCGACGCAAGCACGCCGCCAACCACGGGAAGCGGCCTCAGTCCTGA
- a CDS encoding encapsulin has translation MEAPAPAVAARLRRAQHLVELRAPVTVSRDAVDDVERGARDCDREPVGHTAGAMAFAADGAVFDGCAAAGTDGLRRHTSHRVSALPGGPRTHEAAVALSAWANAQGGEGGGVPAPSSVCGAVCGGVQ, from the coding sequence ATCGAGGCACCGGCACCGGCGGTCGCGGCGCGCTTGCGCCGAGCGCAGCACCTGGTGGAACTGCGGGCGCCGGTCACGGTGAGCCGCGACGCCGTGGACGACGTCGAGCGCGGCGCGCGGGACTGCGACCGGGAGCCGGTCGGGCACACGGCAGGCGCCATGGCGTTCGCCGCGGACGGGGCGGTCTTCGACGGGTGCGCGGCGGCCGGGACCGACGGGCTGCGCCGCCATACGTCCCACCGCGTGAGCGCCCTGCCCGGCGGGCCCCGCACCCACGAGGCCGCGGTGGCACTGAGTGCGTGGGCGAACGCGCAGGGCGGTGAGGGCGGAGGTGTCCCGGCACCGTCCTCCGTTTGCGGTGCCGTGTGCGGAGGGGTTCAGTGA
- a CDS encoding GreA/GreB family elongation factor, which yields MTGDPEPIGAAARRALEQELSDLHDERRLVAGTMQDTTEVGDRADEADELQRADQLDRLDRRIEEITVRLRQAAPAGPAPTDAVGVGSTVTVRFPDGSVERLQIGEIAEAYDQNLVTSDSPLGRALLGHHPGETVRFTAPGGPASALVVSIGEAGETG from the coding sequence ATGACCGGTGACCCCGAGCCGATCGGCGCCGCGGCCCGCCGTGCGCTGGAGCAGGAGCTGTCCGACCTGCACGACGAGCGGCGGCTCGTCGCCGGAACCATGCAGGACACCACCGAGGTGGGCGACCGCGCCGACGAGGCCGACGAGTTGCAGCGGGCCGACCAACTCGACCGCCTGGACCGCCGTATCGAGGAGATCACGGTACGGCTGCGCCAGGCCGCGCCGGCCGGGCCCGCCCCCACCGACGCGGTGGGCGTGGGCAGCACCGTCACCGTCCGCTTCCCGGACGGCTCGGTGGAGAGGCTCCAGATCGGCGAGATCGCCGAGGCGTACGACCAGAACCTGGTCACCTCGGACAGTCCACTCGGCCGTGCCCTGCTCGGCCACCATCCCGGTGAAACCGTCCGCTTCACCGCACCCGGCGGTCCGGCGAGTGCGCTCGTGGTGTCGATCGGCGAGGCGGGCGAAACCGGGTGA
- a CDS encoding type 1 periplasmic-binding domain-containing protein has product MRSLLEQGVDGVMLSEPLDEGSLAVAADVLVPVLGAPPGSVGPCAVTADGGAALARAATEHLLELDHTTVHHLLGPQWRFVARGRPDGWRTALAERGVPQQPAVESGWSAASGYTAGRALPEQPELTAVFAAGDMAPA; this is encoded by the coding sequence GTGCGCTCGCTCCTCGAACAGGGCGTGGACGGCGTCATGCTGTCCGAACCCCTCGACGAGGGCTCGCTCGCGGTTGCGGCCGACGTCCTGGTGCCGGTCCTCGGCGCACCACCTGGTTCGGTGGGGCCCTGCGCCGTGACCGCGGACGGCGGCGCGGCCCTGGCGCGTGCGGCCACCGAACACCTGCTGGAGCTGGACCATACGACGGTGCATCACCTGCTCGGCCCCCAGTGGCGGTTCGTCGCCCGGGGCCGACCCGACGGGTGGCGTACGGCACTTGCGGAGCGCGGTGTCCCGCAGCAGCCGGCCGTCGAGAGTGGCTGGTCGGCCGCGTCCGGATACACGGCGGGCCGCGCGCTCCCCGAACAGCCCGAACTCACGGCGGTGTTCGCCGCCGGCGACATGGCGCCGGCCTGA
- a CDS encoding FdhF/YdeP family oxidoreductase translates to MSTSRDEQQRRTAEGEQGPEPRVGPAPGGEPSFRPYHHPAAGWGAAKSVSRFLAREGALVDGPRAIVRMNHENAGFDCPGCAWPDDTKGLRLDICENGIKHVTWEMTRKRVGRAFFAEHSVSELSEWSDFALEDQGRLTEPMVYDPGRDHYVPISWRDAFELVGRTLRELDAPGQAAFYTSGRLGNEATFLYQLMARELGTNNLPDCSNMCHEASGRALEASLGTGKGTVDLKDWQSTDALFIMGVNAASNAPRMLTALAEAYRRGAQIVHVNPLIEAAARRTIIPHDFVDMATGHSTRTSTLNLQVRIGGDMALLRGMAKAVLEQARSDPKALDQEFIERHTIGFDDYRKVCEATPWQEIERQSGLDRADILKAARVYRDADRSIVSWCLGLSQHEHGVDTVREIVNLLLLRGNLGREGAGPSPVRGHSNVQGNRTCGIDHRPSAEFLDRLAAVCGIDPPREHGLDTVGTVAAMRRGDVKVFVGMGGNFALAAPDTLLTYEALRSCDLTVQVSTKLNRSHVVHGRQALILPCLGRTEKDHRRSGIQSTSVEDSMSMVHLSVGMKRPASRHLLSEPAIIAGMARAALPHSPTPWQWYAEDYDRIRDTMAQVLDGFEDFNRRVRLPLGFRIKQPARELVFLTPSGKAEFSAAPLPDVVPAPGTLALGTMRSHDQWNTTIYSDNDRYRGIKNLRTLVFMNEDDMRERGICEFGPVDIVSTAKDGTTRSLDGFLAVPYDMPRGCAAGYMPEMNVLVALCDFSEQSDQPLMKHLRVTIAPST, encoded by the coding sequence GTGAGCACCTCGCGTGACGAGCAGCAGCGCAGGACCGCCGAGGGGGAGCAAGGGCCGGAGCCCCGCGTGGGCCCCGCCCCCGGGGGTGAGCCGTCCTTCCGCCCCTACCACCACCCCGCCGCCGGCTGGGGCGCCGCGAAGAGCGTGAGCAGGTTCCTGGCGCGCGAGGGTGCCCTGGTCGACGGACCGCGCGCGATCGTGAGGATGAACCACGAGAACGCGGGCTTCGACTGCCCCGGGTGCGCATGGCCGGACGACACCAAGGGCCTGCGCCTGGACATCTGCGAGAACGGGATCAAGCACGTCACCTGGGAGATGACCCGAAAGCGGGTCGGCCGCGCGTTCTTCGCGGAGCACTCGGTGAGCGAACTGTCCGAATGGAGCGACTTCGCCCTGGAGGACCAGGGCCGGCTCACCGAGCCCATGGTCTACGACCCCGGCCGCGACCACTACGTGCCGATCAGCTGGCGCGACGCCTTCGAGCTGGTCGGCCGGACCCTGCGCGAGCTGGACGCCCCCGGCCAGGCCGCCTTCTACACCTCCGGACGGCTCGGCAACGAGGCCACCTTCCTGTACCAGCTGATGGCCCGGGAACTGGGCACCAACAACCTCCCCGACTGCTCCAACATGTGCCACGAGGCCAGCGGACGCGCCCTCGAGGCTTCGCTCGGCACCGGCAAGGGCACGGTCGACCTCAAGGACTGGCAGAGCACAGACGCCCTGTTCATCATGGGCGTGAACGCCGCCTCCAACGCGCCCCGGATGCTCACCGCCCTCGCCGAGGCCTACCGGCGCGGCGCCCAGATCGTGCACGTCAACCCGCTGATCGAGGCGGCCGCCCGGCGCACGATCATCCCGCACGACTTCGTGGACATGGCCACCGGCCACTCCACCCGCACCAGCACCCTGAATCTCCAGGTGCGCATCGGCGGGGACATGGCGCTGCTGCGCGGCATGGCGAAGGCCGTGCTGGAACAGGCCAGGAGCGACCCCAAGGCCCTGGACCAGGAGTTCATCGAACGTCACACCATCGGCTTCGACGACTACCGGAAGGTGTGCGAGGCCACGCCCTGGCAGGAGATCGAGCGCCAGTCGGGCCTCGACCGCGCCGACATCCTCAAGGCCGCCCGCGTCTACCGCGACGCCGACCGCAGCATCGTCAGCTGGTGCCTGGGCCTCAGCCAGCACGAGCACGGCGTCGACACCGTCCGCGAGATCGTCAACCTGCTTCTGCTGCGCGGCAATCTGGGCCGCGAGGGCGCCGGGCCGTCACCGGTGCGCGGCCACAGCAACGTCCAGGGCAACCGCACCTGCGGCATCGACCACCGCCCGAGCGCCGAGTTCCTCGACCGGCTTGCCGCGGTGTGCGGGATCGACCCGCCCCGCGAGCACGGCCTGGACACCGTCGGCACCGTCGCCGCCATGCGGCGCGGCGACGTCAAGGTCTTCGTCGGCATGGGCGGCAACTTCGCCCTCGCCGCCCCCGACACCCTGCTCACCTACGAGGCACTGCGCTCCTGCGACCTCACCGTCCAGGTGAGCACGAAGCTGAACCGCAGCCATGTCGTCCACGGCCGACAGGCCCTCATCCTGCCGTGCCTCGGCCGCACCGAGAAGGACCACCGGCGCAGCGGCATCCAGAGCACCTCGGTCGAGGACTCGATGAGCATGGTCCATCTGTCCGTCGGCATGAAACGCCCCGCCTCCCGGCACCTGCTCTCCGAGCCCGCCATCATCGCCGGCATGGCCCGCGCCGCCCTGCCGCACAGCCCGACCCCGTGGCAGTGGTACGCCGAGGACTACGACCGCATCCGCGACACCATGGCCCAAGTCCTCGACGGATTCGAGGACTTCAACCGTCGGGTGCGGCTGCCGCTGGGCTTCCGCATCAAACAGCCCGCCCGCGAACTGGTCTTCCTGACGCCGTCCGGAAAGGCGGAGTTCTCCGCCGCCCCGCTGCCCGACGTCGTCCCCGCCCCGGGCACCCTGGCACTCGGCACCATGCGCTCCCACGACCAGTGGAACACGACCATCTACTCCGACAACGACCGCTACCGCGGCATCAAGAACCTGCGCACGCTGGTCTTCATGAACGAGGACGACATGCGCGAACGCGGCATCTGCGAGTTCGGCCCCGTGGACATCGTCAGCACGGCCAAGGACGGCACCACCCGCTCCCTCGACGGCTTCCTCGCCGTCCCCTACGACATGCCCCGCGGCTGCGCGGCCGGCTACATGCCGGAGATGAACGTCCTCGTCGCCCTGTGCGACTTCAGCGAGCAGAGCGACCAGCCCCTCATGAAACACCTCCGGGTTACGATCGCCCCGAGCACTTGA
- a CDS encoding MerR family transcriptional regulator: MTVIDSTRVKSLRGDSCSSPGPERPRPDGQGRYTISEVAAFTGLRAHTLRWYEQIGLMRQVDRSHAGQRRFDDRDLEWLSCVTRLRLTGMPVADMVRFAHLVRQGAQTYGEQRRMLERTRGEVLARIAELHDTLTYIDAKIDSYGDAQRASEGA, from the coding sequence ATGACGGTGATCGACAGCACCCGGGTGAAGTCCCTGCGCGGGGACTCCTGTTCCTCCCCCGGACCGGAGCGGCCTCGGCCGGACGGTCAGGGCCGCTACACGATCAGCGAGGTCGCGGCGTTCACCGGTCTCCGCGCGCACACGCTGCGCTGGTACGAACAGATCGGCCTGATGCGGCAGGTGGATCGGTCACACGCCGGCCAGCGCCGCTTCGACGACCGGGACCTGGAGTGGCTCTCCTGTGTGACCAGGCTGCGGCTGACGGGGATGCCGGTCGCCGACATGGTGCGCTTCGCGCACCTGGTCCGGCAGGGAGCGCAGACGTACGGGGAACAGCGGCGGATGCTGGAGCGGACCCGCGGCGAGGTCCTCGCGCGCATCGCCGAGTTGCACGACACCCTCACCTACATCGACGCCAAGATCGACTCTTACGGGGACGCCCAGCGGGCGTCGGAAGGAGCCTGA